The following coding sequences lie in one Caldisericaceae bacterium genomic window:
- a CDS encoding NAD(P)H-dependent oxidoreductase subunit E: protein MKEKSLIDLLHNVQESNSKNYVSKDLAKKVAETSNLSLSKVYGVATFYTMFSVTQRGRHIIRVCRSLSCHLANGESILHKLKEVLGIDIGETTLDGEFTLEESSCLGMCSIAPSMMIDNVPFGNLKEEDIEGIIKKFKEGAL, encoded by the coding sequence ATGAAAGAAAAGTCTTTAATAGATCTTCTTCATAATGTTCAGGAAAGCAACTCTAAAAATTACGTATCTAAAGATTTAGCCAAAAAAGTTGCAGAAACCTCTAATCTTTCTCTTTCAAAAGTTTACGGTGTTGCAACCTTTTATACGATGTTTTCGGTTACTCAAAGGGGAAGGCACATTATAAGGGTTTGTAGAAGTTTATCTTGTCATCTTGCAAATGGAGAATCCATTTTACACAAACTTAAAGAAGTCCTTGGAATAGATATTGGGGAAACTACATTAGACGGCGAGTTTACATTAGAAGAATCTAGCTGTCTTGGTATGTGCTCGATTGCCCCTTCAATGATGATAGACAATGTTCCTTTTGGTAATCTTAAAGAGGAAGATATTGAAGGTATTATAAAGAAGTTTAAGGAGGGGGCGTTATGA